From the genome of Xylanivirga thermophila:
CTATCAAATCCACCATTTATCGCCGCTTCAATGCCCGATTCAGCATCTTCTACTACCAAGCATTCGGCGGGAGCTAAATTGATATATTCTGCAGCTTTAAGGAATACCTCAGGATCAGGTTTTGAATGGCTAATATTATTACCGTCTGAAACGGCATCAAAGAACTCTCCCAGGCCAATCTTTTTAAGTATAAATCCTGCATTTTTGCTAGAAGAACCTATTGCCAATTTGCAACCCGCCTGTCTAAGGGCAATGAGGGTATCATATACCTCATCACTTAGATCAGCCCTTGACATATTATTAAGCAACTCTCGATAATAATTGTTTTTTTGTTCAGCTAGGGTCTTCTTTTCATCATCTGTCAACTCTCCATCATAGTTTTCCAGTATTATCTCTAGGCTCTCCATGCGGCTTACACCCCTAAGGCGATTATTGATAGTCCTATCGAAATAAACACCTATCTGATCTGCAAGCTTTTTCCATGCCTTATAATGATATTTGTCTGTATGACAAATAACACCATCTAAATCAAAAATAATACCTTTATACAGCATCTGCAAAATCCCCTCTCAAATCTTATTATCTTTTAATCTCTGCTCCCGCCTTTTGTCCAGCCAAGATGCTAGTCTTTGTGTCATATATAAATATAGATACTGCATCTTTACCCATGTTTTCTAC
Proteins encoded in this window:
- the pgmB gene encoding beta-phosphoglucomutase, coding for MLYKGIIFDLDGVICHTDKYHYKAWKKLADQIGVYFDRTINNRLRGVSRMESLEIILENYDGELTDDEKKTLAEQKNNYYRELLNNMSRADLSDEVYDTLIALRQAGCKLAIGSSSKNAGFILKKIGLGEFFDAVSDGNNISHSKPDPEVFLKAAEYINLAPAECLVVEDAESGIEAAINGGFDSAAIGDAVNCVKAMYTLRSIEDLKEIVII